Genomic window (Eremothecium sinecaudum strain ATCC 58844 chromosome VI, complete sequence):
TCGCCACTAGGATGTAAGGTGTAATCACTTTTGAATAGCGGTGGGGCTCGCTCTTCAGATGCGGACTGTTCTTCAGTAACTGGTAAGTGTGATGGTAATAGCCCTTCTGGCTGCCAGCTTCTTTTTGACCTGGCCTGGTGTCTCCCAGGAAACAATTGCGAGGTTATGGATTGCTGCCTCAGTCTCCCACTTTCACGCTTCTCCGACGATGCTATATTGCCCATTATCGTGTAACCGTTGCGTTTGGCACGTATCCGCCGTCCCTTATAAGGTAGTCTACCTCATTTTAAACTGCAGGGGGAAATTACGAAGAAATACGCAGCACATGAAAAAAAAACGTGATCATGATCTATTGTGTAGTTAACTTTTATAATAATCATTAATACATAGTGCTAAACCTACTGTATCTAGTCCCTACTGCAGATAGGCGAGCACATCGTCTACGCCCTGGCATTCCTGCCATGGCTCTACGGAGGGCGTCACATCAGGCACAAACCAATCGCTGTTCGTGGCGGGGGCTCCCCACATGTCGACTAGCGTCGCCCACGACCGCGGTTCTtgatgctgctgctgctgctgttgttgttgttgttgttgctgctgctgcatcCACTTGGCACTGCCGTCTCTTTCCCATGTATTGCTTAGTTTCGGTAAATTTTCCTTTGAGGTTTCGCCGATATCTGGAAAAACAGGCTCATGGACCTCTTCCGTGCAGTCACGACTCCAGCTGCTCTGCAACGGCAGCGACGCAAGCAACGAGTTTGGAGAGGGTAGCCCTTGAAGACCTGGTCCATCCTCCGCCTCGCTGTCGCTCCCTATCTCCACCGACTGCACCTCTTTCTGCAGCGACGTCCAAATACGCTCTT
Coding sequences:
- a CDS encoding bZIP transcription factor (Syntenic homolog of Ashbya gossypii ADR195C; Syntenic homolog of Saccharomyces cerevisiae YML007W (YAP1) and YDR423C (CAD1)) gives rise to the protein MTGATSTGRKNLDAEARNRRTAQNRAAQRAFRERKERKMRELEEQVRVLEEQRRVEGIEKSFLRRQLVGLLRDLRSTKQGVGIMDRLPVGDLSVEEERIWTSLQKEVQSVEIGSDSEAEDGPGLQGLPSPNSLLASLPLQSSWSRDCTEEVHEPVFPDIGETSKENLPKLSNTWERDGSAKWMQQQQQQQQQQQQQQHQEPRSWATLVDMWGAPATNSDWFVPDVTPSVEPWQECQGVDDVLAYLQ